In Opitutaceae bacterium TAV5, one genomic interval encodes:
- a CDS encoding N-terminal cleavage protein, whose product MNSLRKYTKNDMCRKNMDTNDNTTGAPARNEVPCFRRAKAFTLIELLTVIAIIGILAAILLPTLSHVRQTAKQTQNIARLRSIGMACQLYANDNRGIMPSTVRKTNGKAFQTPGPVLWANQAINLLSLLSDKWQGTAAPVWGNTDYLPGPDAFYGPFTGITSEGRQPGKFKDYTSADAYVIGYCYYSLPGEADGNTPSRAPLADGLSNDRNDRDYLRMTPLLSDITNPTGNAGLWENLAGGFSGKKISVVRLDGSVASLDRDYINSLDSGGSIKALGGLTP is encoded by the coding sequence ATGAATTCCCTGAGAAAATACACGAAAAACGACATGTGTCGTAAAAATATGGATACGAATGACAACACCACCGGCGCTCCGGCCCGGAATGAAGTACCTTGTTTTCGGAGAGCGAAGGCATTCACCCTGATCGAGCTCCTGACCGTCATCGCGATCATCGGCATCCTGGCGGCGATCCTGTTGCCAACGCTCAGCCACGTCCGCCAGACGGCAAAGCAGACCCAGAACATCGCCAGGCTCCGGTCGATCGGCATGGCCTGCCAGCTTTATGCAAACGATAACCGCGGGATCATGCCTTCCACTGTTCGCAAGACCAACGGCAAGGCTTTCCAGACGCCAGGTCCGGTGCTGTGGGCCAATCAGGCGATCAACCTTCTTTCACTTCTCAGTGACAAATGGCAGGGAACCGCTGCGCCCGTCTGGGGAAATACCGATTACCTTCCGGGTCCGGATGCCTTTTACGGACCCTTTACCGGCATCACCTCGGAAGGCCGGCAGCCGGGAAAGTTCAAGGACTACACCAGCGCAGATGCCTATGTGATCGGATATTGTTACTACTCACTGCCGGGTGAGGCGGACGGCAATACGCCTTCCCGGGCGCCTCTGGCGGATGGTCTTTCCAACGATCGCAATGACAGGGACTATCTCCGCATGACGCCGTTGCTCTCGGACATAACGAATCCCACCGGCAATGCAGGATTATGGGAAAATCTCGCTGGCGGCTTTTCCGGCAAGAAAATCAGCGTCGTTCGTCTGGACGGAAGTGTTGCCTCCCTGGATCGAGACTACATCAATTCGCTGGATTCAGGCGGATCCATCAAGGCGCTGGGCGGCCTCACTCCCTGA
- a CDS encoding heparinase, with product MIFPSWFIQSSSRLSLAGLCLVAAIGASQGKARTAFPEISPDTNPVIPYRGLTYTADDILEVRRQVRDHGANAGLVEDILKTAREWTARSDAEVAALVPPSGSVFAYGTTGDPKNGKPWPRFARSGDMCSLDRPGEVRSPHTGDVYGTQKPGEPFYDPGTGWVRPKDGQVFYFRGLWNSWVTGQLHDAVDNLALAYLLTGDGAFARRALFILDRLATLRVQLPVRGYAVADWPHATDDNQVKGFFHYMGNIANQRVINTALAFDLIANAPFASEPSAGDATLSVRDNIAKNYFDIYERAYLETRQLTNHAVILLGNLITQGVLFGKPDLLREGIDGLHAFLDNTTHRDGDYVEVSGSYGRLGRDYGGRLIAVLANYDPENYPGISGMPDPKEYPHALRFGDDPRWYGNAVRMLYRLPVLGRYPQYGDMTMDRNVLLDRDNEWLARHRVQYLRMLWRQTTREDWKREIEALYPHAAKQKQAPVFLEDLLLYGLSQWVEPTPAEPASERPETGIPVGETSDLMPGKGIAILRSGEGVNRRALFMRGGINSYHGHDDQMALVPYGNGMVLTGEYGYQWSGTPDHLGWGARSVAHMTTVVDEDLPAPYLYKGFSPSIPAPAASITGFLPNPRGPAQFVEMRNPQLYARARLTDYRRTAWLVDVDPERYYFVDIFRVVGGKSHDYVWNSHYAARSNRAAFQVDGIKPVATEGVWTLAALSGANRDKPWNRPGQSWGERLNASAGRIEALPGEKPLPRSKWNPEPGNGYGMIWDVKSQVTGNDWQATWLLPDGRHFARASLLNYDGMTAVTALAPSVQQQNPFNIVIARRTREANAAGSTVLQSRFVNVVEVGGPGAWEVAKTERLPLKTTGLAADAVALKLQLANGSTDYLLSSRAADQTLDGGAVRLAGRNGFARLAPDGRLAALAMQEAVRMEAGGWIVEAAAPAFQARVVSAEPGEPESRLVIDGRLPEGGALAGATVLIDSAPGARIAYSHNDYYSVETVEHGNTLVFRGQSLVAATLQVDTVKAASSQVELYWNNELGGKPGSFSYQGRGVIPAGAAPPRPLAQIKKFNNRELDLTSVSALKTGQKLQVLVAQPGDVLTIPATVTLTRAGTGHDWFLRTTAPVRLTLPGEKTPRSFAAGEHVLRVESR from the coding sequence ATGATTTTCCCCTCCTGGTTCATACAATCCTCCTCCCGCCTTTCTCTTGCCGGTCTGTGTCTTGTCGCCGCCATTGGCGCTTCCCAAGGGAAGGCCCGAACGGCATTCCCGGAAATCTCCCCTGACACGAATCCGGTCATACCGTATCGCGGACTGACCTATACGGCCGATGACATTTTGGAGGTGCGTCGTCAGGTGCGGGATCACGGAGCCAATGCCGGACTGGTGGAGGATATCCTGAAAACGGCCCGCGAGTGGACGGCGCGCAGCGATGCGGAGGTGGCGGCACTCGTGCCGCCCTCCGGTTCCGTTTTTGCCTACGGCACCACCGGCGATCCGAAAAACGGCAAACCGTGGCCACGCTTCGCCCGCTCCGGCGACATGTGCAGCCTCGACCGTCCCGGCGAGGTGCGCTCTCCCCACACCGGCGATGTCTACGGCACGCAAAAACCGGGCGAACCGTTTTACGACCCCGGCACCGGATGGGTGCGCCCGAAAGACGGTCAGGTCTTCTATTTCCGGGGACTCTGGAATTCATGGGTGACGGGTCAGCTTCACGACGCAGTGGATAATCTGGCGCTGGCGTATCTCCTGACCGGAGACGGCGCCTTTGCCCGCCGCGCGCTCTTCATCCTCGACCGCCTCGCCACCCTGCGCGTGCAGCTTCCGGTGAGGGGCTACGCCGTGGCCGACTGGCCGCATGCCACCGATGACAATCAGGTGAAGGGATTTTTCCACTACATGGGAAACATCGCCAACCAGCGCGTGATCAACACGGCATTGGCGTTCGACCTGATTGCCAACGCGCCGTTCGCCAGCGAACCGTCCGCAGGCGACGCCACGCTCAGCGTGCGGGACAATATCGCGAAAAACTACTTCGACATCTACGAGCGCGCCTATCTCGAAACGCGCCAGCTCACCAACCACGCGGTCATTCTCCTCGGGAATCTCATCACGCAAGGCGTGCTTTTCGGGAAACCCGACCTGCTTCGCGAGGGCATCGACGGTCTCCATGCGTTTCTGGACAACACCACCCATCGCGATGGCGACTACGTGGAGGTGTCCGGCAGCTACGGACGGCTCGGGCGCGATTATGGAGGACGGCTCATTGCGGTGCTGGCGAACTACGATCCGGAAAACTACCCCGGCATCTCCGGCATGCCCGACCCGAAGGAATATCCGCACGCGCTCCGGTTTGGCGACGATCCGCGCTGGTACGGCAATGCCGTGCGCATGCTTTACCGCCTCCCCGTGCTCGGCCGGTATCCGCAGTACGGTGACATGACGATGGACCGGAACGTGTTGCTTGACCGCGATAACGAGTGGCTCGCCCGCCATCGCGTCCAGTATCTGCGCATGCTCTGGCGGCAGACCACGCGGGAGGACTGGAAGCGGGAGATCGAGGCGCTTTATCCGCACGCCGCGAAACAGAAACAGGCGCCGGTTTTCCTCGAGGATTTGCTCCTTTACGGACTCAGCCAATGGGTGGAGCCGACGCCGGCGGAGCCGGCATCGGAAAGGCCGGAAACCGGGATTCCGGTCGGCGAGACTTCCGACCTCATGCCCGGCAAGGGCATCGCCATCCTGCGCAGCGGCGAAGGTGTCAACCGGCGCGCCCTTTTCATGCGCGGCGGCATCAATTCCTACCACGGTCACGACGACCAGATGGCGCTCGTGCCCTACGGCAACGGCATGGTGCTGACCGGCGAATACGGCTACCAGTGGTCGGGCACGCCCGATCACCTCGGCTGGGGCGCGCGTTCCGTGGCGCACATGACGACGGTCGTCGATGAAGACCTGCCGGCCCCTTATCTCTACAAGGGATTTTCGCCCTCGATCCCCGCTCCCGCGGCCAGCATCACCGGGTTCTTGCCAAACCCGCGCGGACCGGCGCAGTTCGTCGAGATGCGCAATCCGCAGCTCTACGCCCGCGCGCGGCTGACCGATTACCGGCGCACGGCGTGGCTTGTCGACGTCGATCCGGAGCGCTATTATTTCGTGGACATCTTCCGGGTCGTCGGCGGCAAGTCGCACGACTATGTCTGGAATTCCCACTACGCGGCGCGGAGCAACCGCGCGGCCTTTCAGGTCGACGGCATCAAACCGGTGGCGACGGAAGGCGTGTGGACGCTCGCGGCCCTCTCCGGGGCCAACCGCGACAAACCCTGGAACCGGCCCGGCCAGAGCTGGGGCGAGCGGCTCAATGCTTCGGCCGGCCGGATCGAGGCGCTGCCCGGCGAGAAACCCCTGCCGCGTTCGAAGTGGAACCCCGAGCCGGGCAACGGTTACGGCATGATTTGGGACGTGAAGTCGCAGGTCACCGGGAACGACTGGCAGGCGACCTGGCTGTTGCCCGACGGCAGGCATTTCGCCCGCGCCAGCCTGCTCAATTACGACGGCATGACGGCCGTCACCGCCCTTGCGCCGAGCGTGCAGCAGCAGAATCCTTTCAACATCGTCATAGCCCGCCGCACGCGCGAGGCCAACGCGGCCGGCTCCACAGTGTTGCAGAGCCGGTTCGTCAATGTGGTCGAGGTCGGCGGTCCCGGCGCCTGGGAGGTGGCGAAGACCGAACGATTGCCGCTGAAAACAACCGGACTCGCGGCCGACGCGGTGGCGTTGAAGCTGCAACTGGCGAATGGCAGCACCGACTATCTCCTCTCCTCGCGCGCGGCGGACCAGACGCTCGACGGGGGGGCGGTCAGGCTCGCCGGTCGCAACGGATTCGCCCGCCTCGCTCCGGATGGCCGCCTGGCAGCGCTGGCGATGCAGGAGGCCGTCCGGATGGAGGCCGGCGGCTGGATCGTCGAGGCGGCGGCACCGGCGTTTCAGGCCCGCGTGGTCTCGGCGGAGCCGGGCGAGCCGGAGTCGCGCCTGGTCATTGACGGCCGGCTGCCGGAAGGTGGCGCCTTGGCCGGAGCCACGGTTCTGATCGACAGCGCGCCGGGAGCCCGGATCGCGTATTCACATAACGATTACTATTCGGTCGAAACGGTCGAACACGGAAACACGCTTGTCTTTCGCGGCCAGTCGCTCGTCGCCGCGACGCTTCAGGTGGACACGGTCAAGGCTGCCTCGTCGCAGGTGGAGCTTTACTGGAACAATGAGCTGGGTGGAAAGCCGGGATCGTTTTCATATCAGGGCAGGGGAGTGATCCCGGCCGGAGCCGCTCCTCCGCGTCCGCTGGCGCAGATCAAGAAGTTCAACAACCGCGAACTGGATCTGACGAGCGTGTCGGCCCTGAAGACCGGACAGAAATTGCAGGTTCTCGTCGCGCAACCCGGCGATGTGCTGACGATTCCCGCGACAGTGACATTGACCCGCGCCGGAACCGGGCACGACTGGTTTTTGCGAACGACGGCGCCGGTTCGCCTGACCCTGCCGGGAGAAAAAACGCCCCGGTCGTTTGCTGCCGGCGAGCATGTCCTGCGAGTGGAGAGCCGATGA
- a CDS encoding anchor protein, which yields MKNNILSIAPFRAFFFCAGLGFAAAGSLYGQISETFESFANGASIIGNGWRHYTTTNQPTGNSAVVHEAEDNKYATITAYGNANSFNARVLSTAVSTASPWTVSDTLNNVISADIRYRTPGTTNNSIVYLNVQTRDAADGIGAINMGILYENSDLLFFADAGSSANRIKSDPLTVSVSDTAWYRFTATLTPSTGEVSFVVYEISSGQAPSVVWTATNAGLGEFKPVSIVNVEMDVSRPGSSASQFRSADFDNITVSSAIPEPAATAALMLLGIGLGVVVIRRFRPQI from the coding sequence ATGAAAAATAATATCCTCAGCATCGCGCCCTTCCGGGCCTTTTTCTTCTGCGCCGGCCTCGGCTTCGCCGCAGCCGGCTCGCTGTACGGGCAGATATCGGAGACGTTCGAATCGTTTGCCAATGGAGCTTCCATCATCGGAAACGGGTGGAGGCACTACACCACAACCAACCAGCCGACCGGTAACAGCGCAGTGGTTCATGAGGCCGAGGACAACAAGTACGCCACCATCACCGCGTATGGAAACGCAAACTCGTTCAACGCGCGCGTGTTGTCTACTGCTGTCAGCACGGCGAGTCCGTGGACGGTGTCGGATACGCTCAACAACGTCATTTCGGCAGACATCCGGTATCGCACGCCGGGGACGACCAACAACTCGATTGTCTACCTGAATGTGCAGACACGGGATGCTGCCGACGGGATCGGAGCCATCAACATGGGTATCCTGTACGAAAACTCGGACCTGTTGTTTTTCGCCGACGCGGGAAGTTCGGCCAACCGGATCAAATCCGATCCGCTGACGGTTTCCGTCAGCGATACGGCATGGTATCGCTTTACCGCGACGCTGACCCCCTCCACCGGAGAAGTAAGTTTTGTGGTGTACGAGATTTCCTCCGGCCAGGCTCCGTCTGTCGTCTGGACTGCGACCAATGCCGGCCTCGGCGAGTTCAAGCCCGTTTCGATCGTCAACGTGGAGATGGATGTTTCCCGGCCGGGCAGCAGCGCCAGCCAGTTCCGCAGCGCCGATTTCGACAATATCACCGTTTCCTCGGCGATCCCCGAGCCCGCTGCCACGGCCGCACTTATGCTTCTGGGAATCGGTTTGGGGGTCGTGGTGATCCGGCGTTTCCGCCCGCAAATCTGA
- a CDS encoding alcohol dehydrogenase: MSSPETPSLSGLPANGAGVSCIEAVAGAGMRLTRRPADPLRPHTVGIAPLFSFISAGTELHSVTTVARMEPGSHPPARLGYSLCGVVTAVGDGVSDLKPGDRVVAIGAGAFHATQVVVAKNLVVPLPEGVSPQAASMMAMGCFAIEGVHKSAVRLGENVVVFGAGMMGQITTRLYQLSGCRVCVLEGDAFRSGFLPEGIGRFTLDGDGWAGLAAWARPHGVEHASICFGGEATEVVERLKPCMSRSPDGIMHGRIVFPGGARVTVDMASAMGNLQLVSSAKAGPGYRDAGYESGAGYPAVYVPHTVRRNMEVLLALMQDGRLDLLPLVTHRFPFAEAKHAYDLLLQPGAEALAVLLEY; encoded by the coding sequence ATGTCTTCACCTGAAACCCCTTCTCTTTCCGGGCTCCCGGCAAACGGCGCCGGGGTCTCCTGCATCGAAGCCGTTGCCGGCGCCGGCATGCGGCTAACCCGGCGTCCGGCCGATCCGTTGCGGCCGCACACGGTCGGCATCGCGCCTCTTTTCAGCTTTATCAGCGCGGGCACCGAACTGCATTCGGTGACGACGGTGGCCCGGATGGAGCCGGGCTCGCACCCGCCGGCGCGGCTGGGTTACAGTCTGTGCGGTGTGGTCACGGCGGTGGGCGACGGGGTGAGCGATCTCAAACCCGGTGACCGGGTGGTGGCCATCGGTGCGGGAGCGTTTCACGCCACGCAGGTGGTTGTGGCAAAAAACCTGGTGGTTCCGTTGCCGGAAGGCGTGAGCCCGCAAGCGGCTTCGATGATGGCGATGGGTTGCTTTGCCATCGAGGGCGTCCACAAGTCGGCGGTGCGTCTCGGGGAAAACGTCGTCGTGTTCGGTGCGGGCATGATGGGACAGATCACGACCAGGTTGTATCAACTTTCCGGGTGCCGGGTGTGTGTGCTGGAGGGAGACGCGTTTCGCTCCGGATTCCTGCCGGAGGGGATCGGGCGGTTCACACTCGATGGCGATGGCTGGGCCGGACTGGCCGCGTGGGCGCGGCCGCATGGCGTGGAGCATGCGAGCATCTGTTTTGGCGGCGAAGCGACGGAGGTTGTCGAGCGGCTGAAGCCCTGCATGAGCCGTTCGCCCGACGGGATCATGCACGGCCGGATCGTGTTCCCGGGCGGAGCGAGGGTGACGGTGGACATGGCCTCGGCGATGGGGAACCTGCAACTGGTCAGCTCGGCCAAGGCGGGCCCCGGGTATCGGGATGCCGGTTACGAGAGCGGCGCCGGATATCCGGCGGTTTACGTGCCGCATACGGTGCGGCGCAATATGGAGGTGTTGCTGGCGCTGATGCAGGATGGCCGCCTCGATCTTTTGCCGCTCGTGACGCACCGGTTTCCGTTCGCGGAGGCGAAGCACGCTTACGACCTGTTGTTGCAACCCGGAGCGGAGGCGCTGGCGGTGCTGCTGGAGTATTGA